ACCGCCCGCCACGATCAGCGGAAACAGCCATAACGCGCTGGTCGATGTCATCGAAGCTCCTCTGGGTTGAGTCGTTTTCCGAATGAGGGCACTACAGATCAGGTCCCGATGAGTTCGACCGAGGCCCAGAGCGCGAGGACGGCGGCGGCCAAAGCGGTGGGGGTTGCCAGTGCGCCGATTGCGGTGAACTCGCCGACCGTGGTGTGGTGGCCGTGCTGGCGCAGGACGCGTCGCCACAGCATGGTCGCCAGCGACCCGGTGTAGGTGAGGTTGGGCCCGATGTTGACCCCGATCAGGACGGCCAGGACGACGGCGGGCCCGGCGGCAGCGACCAACGGAATCAGCATCAGCACGGCGGGCAGATTGTTGACCACGTTGGCCGCGATCGCCGCAACGACGGCGATCGCGAGTAGCTCTGCCAGCCCGCCGGGATGCGGAAGCCAGGCGCGCAAGTGCTCACCGAGCCCGTTATCGATCAGTGCGCGAACCACCACACCCAGTGCGAGCACGAAGAGCAGAAACGGGATGTCGACGGCGCGCGCGATCGTTGCGATGCGGGCTTTCCGGGACACCAGTGAGCGCACCGACAACGCCAGTGCCCCCGCTGCGGCGGCCCACGCGGGACTGAGGCCTGCCGCTTCGGTGACGACGAATCCGATCAACGTTGCCGCCACCGCGACCAGGGCCGCCACGGGGAGAGCCGGCGGGGCGGCCCGGTCGGATGACGGAGCGACTTCGGGTGTGGTCAGATCTACCGAAAAGAATCGCCGTATGACAAGGAACTCCGCGAATATCGCTGCCAGCCAAGGTAATCCCATCAGGCCCGCGAAGTGTACGAAGCTCAGGCCACTGGCCTGGAGTGCGAGCAGGTTGGTGAGATTGGAGACCGGCAAGAGCAGAGAGGCGCTGTTGGAGAGGTGACCGCATGCGTAAAGATGCGGGCGGGCATTGACTTTCAGCCGTGCAGCGGTGGCCGATACCACTGGCGTCAGCAGCATGACGGTCGCATCGAGGCTGAAGACCACCGTGACCACCGAGGCGACTGCAAACACTGCGACAAGCAATCGCCGCGAGTTACCACCCGAGGCACGGGCCATCCACACGCCGCACCATTCGAACAAACCCTCCACGGCGCAGAGCTGTGACAACACCAGCACGGCGGCCAGAAACCCGACGACCGGTGCCAGCTGGGCGATTTCGTTGCGTGCGTCGGTCGGCGAGACCGCGTCGACTCCGACCACAATGACTGCCGCCGGAACCGCGACCACGGCTTCAGGCCATCCGAACGGGCGAACTATCGCCGAGACCAACACCACCAGAAGCAGTGCAGCAGAAATCGACTCTGCGACAAACGCATTCACATGGCTTCACCTTCTCCGGGTCTGGTGATAGCCGAGCGCCGATCAGGCACGATCGCCAGATACAACGATGGGCAGATACTTGCGGTCTATGGCC
The sequence above is a segment of the Candidatus Mycobacterium wuenschmannii genome. Coding sequences within it:
- a CDS encoding SLC13 family permease; amino-acid sequence: MNAFVAESISAALLLVVLVSAIVRPFGWPEAVVAVPAAVIVVGVDAVSPTDARNEIAQLAPVVGFLAAVLVLSQLCAVEGLFEWCGVWMARASGGNSRRLLVAVFAVASVVTVVFSLDATVMLLTPVVSATAARLKVNARPHLYACGHLSNSASLLLPVSNLTNLLALQASGLSFVHFAGLMGLPWLAAIFAEFLVIRRFFSVDLTTPEVAPSSDRAAPPALPVAALVAVAATLIGFVVTEAAGLSPAWAAAAGALALSVRSLVSRKARIATIARAVDIPFLLFVLALGVVVRALIDNGLGEHLRAWLPHPGGLAELLAIAVVAAIAANVVNNLPAVLMLIPLVAAAGPAVVLAVLIGVNIGPNLTYTGSLATMLWRRVLRQHGHHTTVGEFTAIGALATPTALAAAVLALWASVELIGT